One window of Bacillus sp. THAF10 genomic DNA carries:
- the comER gene encoding late competence protein ComER, which yields MKIGMIGTGNMGKILIESFIDSSAVPPEQFTITNRSLQKAYHIQEKYEDIVVAETPKEVVIHSDIIFLCVKPLDMHPLLEEINSCLTPEKCVISITSPVSVRQLQAIVSCQVARIIPSITNRALSGVTLITFGDNLCEEYKDFLLQICSNISTPIHIEENVTRVASDIVSCGPAFFSYILQRFIDGAVSETAISKEQATDLASQMIIGMGKLIEKDIYTLQTLQEKVCVKGGVTGEGIKVLEGELGDVFHHLIQKTHEKFAEDLTEVKKQFQ from the coding sequence ATGAAAATTGGAATGATTGGAACAGGAAACATGGGGAAAATCCTGATAGAATCGTTTATTGATTCGAGTGCCGTACCTCCTGAACAATTCACGATTACAAATCGCTCGTTACAAAAGGCGTATCATATACAAGAAAAATATGAGGATATTGTTGTGGCTGAAACTCCTAAAGAAGTAGTAATCCATTCAGATATCATTTTTTTATGTGTCAAACCACTGGATATGCACCCCCTTTTAGAAGAAATTAATTCTTGTTTAACTCCTGAAAAATGTGTAATTTCTATCACTAGTCCCGTATCTGTTCGGCAATTGCAAGCAATTGTTAGTTGTCAGGTAGCAAGGATTATTCCAAGTATCACAAACCGAGCATTGTCTGGGGTCACGTTGATTACTTTTGGCGATAACTTGTGTGAGGAGTATAAGGACTTTCTTTTACAAATATGCTCGAACATCTCTACCCCGATTCACATTGAGGAGAATGTCACAAGAGTCGCTTCCGATATTGTCAGCTGTGGTCCTGCTTTTTTTAGTTACATTTTACAGCGTTTTATTGACGGGGCAGTGAGCGAAACGGCGATCAGCAAAGAGCAAGCGACGGATTTAGCCTCTCAAATGATCATTGGGATGGGTAAGCTAATCGAAAAGGATATTTACACATTGCAAACATTACAAGAAAAGGTTTGTGTAAAAGGCGGTGTGACCGGGGAAGGAATTAAAGTACTCGAAGGTGAGCTTGGCGATGTGTTTCATCATTTGATTCAAAAAACACATGAGAAGTTTGCAGAAGACCTTACAGAAGTAAAAAAACAATTTCAATAA
- the yqeH gene encoding ribosome biogenesis GTPase YqeH, whose product MEEQLVCIGCGVAIQTENPNELGYAPPSSLDKESIICKRCFRLKHYNEIQDVSLTDDDFIRILNSIGQTKGLVVKIVDIFDFDGSWLPGLHRFVGNNKVLLVGNKVDLLPKSVKPNKVINWMKQMAKELGLKPEDVFLISADKGIGVKELAQSIESYRNGEDVYVVGCTNVGKSTFINRIIREFSGEEDVITTSQFPGTTLDLIDIPLDNGAFLHDTPGIINRHQMAHYVDKKDLKYISPKKEIKPKIFQLNEGQTLFFGGLARFDFVKGARNSFTCYVSNELYIHRTKLENAENVYQEHLGDMLVPPGEAYKDSFPELVAHEFVVKEPKTDIVFSGLGWVTIHDANVKIIAHAPKGVGVMIRKSLI is encoded by the coding sequence ATGGAAGAACAGCTAGTTTGTATTGGATGCGGAGTAGCCATTCAAACAGAAAATCCAAACGAATTAGGATACGCACCACCATCATCTTTAGATAAGGAATCTATTATTTGTAAACGGTGCTTCCGTTTAAAGCATTATAATGAAATTCAAGATGTGTCCCTCACAGATGATGACTTTATTCGTATTTTAAATTCCATCGGTCAGACAAAAGGGCTTGTTGTGAAGATTGTTGATATTTTTGACTTCGATGGAAGTTGGTTACCTGGTTTGCATCGCTTTGTTGGGAACAACAAGGTACTGTTAGTTGGAAATAAAGTAGATTTGTTACCAAAATCCGTGAAGCCAAATAAGGTGATCAATTGGATGAAGCAGATGGCCAAGGAACTTGGATTAAAGCCTGAGGATGTTTTTTTGATTAGCGCCGATAAGGGAATTGGTGTAAAAGAGTTGGCACAGTCCATTGAAAGCTATCGGAATGGTGAAGACGTGTATGTGGTTGGCTGTACGAATGTTGGAAAATCCACCTTCATTAATCGCATTATACGTGAGTTCTCGGGAGAAGAAGATGTGATTACGACGTCACAATTTCCCGGTACTACTTTAGATTTGATCGATATTCCGTTAGATAACGGTGCCTTTTTACATGACACACCAGGCATTATCAACCGCCATCAGATGGCTCATTATGTAGACAAAAAAGATTTGAAATATATTTCTCCCAAAAAGGAAATCAAGCCGAAGATATTCCAGTTGAATGAGGGACAAACCTTATTTTTTGGAGGGTTGGCTCGTTTTGACTTCGTAAAGGGAGCGAGAAATTCTTTCACCTGCTATGTTTCGAATGAACTATACATTCATCGCACCAAGCTTGAAAACGCAGAGAATGTCTATCAAGAGCATCTCGGGGATATGCTAGTGCCTCCGGGTGAAGCATATAAAGATTCATTCCCAGAGCTTGTGGCACATGAATTCGTCGTAAAAGAGCCGAAAACAGATATTGTATTCTCTGGTTTAGGCTGGGTTACCATCCATGACGCCAACGTAAAAATCATCGCTCACGCACCAAAAGGTGTTGGGGTAATGATTAGAAAATCATTAATTTAA
- a CDS encoding class I SAM-dependent methyltransferase — MAYEHFAYVYDHLMQDVPYDNWVSFVRTMKERHLTDLSRGFTVLDVGCGTGELALRFAKEGWKVSGVDLSESMLTVAQEKAEKAGASITFFEQNMAELDGFSGTDCVTIFCDSINYLQTEADTQQTFQAVYRQLKKGGLFFFDVHSIYKMSQIFMNNTFASDDEEVAYIWNSFPGEHPNSVEHDLSFFVQEEHRDTYQRFNELHKQRTFPVEIYKSWLLEAGFTVLAVTGDFSTEHLEEYAERVFFVAQK; from the coding sequence ATGGCATATGAACATTTTGCTTACGTTTATGACCACCTGATGCAGGATGTCCCATACGACAATTGGGTTTCATTCGTACGCACGATGAAAGAACGACATCTAACAGACTTATCCAGAGGCTTTACCGTTTTGGATGTGGGCTGTGGCACAGGGGAGTTAGCACTGCGTTTTGCAAAAGAAGGCTGGAAAGTTTCTGGCGTGGACCTTTCAGAGAGTATGCTAACTGTCGCGCAAGAAAAAGCAGAAAAAGCTGGAGCTTCCATTACCTTTTTTGAACAAAATATGGCAGAGCTTGATGGTTTTTCAGGAACTGATTGTGTGACTATATTTTGTGATTCCATCAATTATCTACAAACAGAGGCAGATACGCAACAAACTTTTCAGGCTGTTTATCGTCAGCTGAAAAAAGGTGGTCTGTTCTTTTTTGATGTTCATTCCATATACAAAATGTCACAAATATTTATGAACAACACGTTTGCTAGTGATGACGAAGAGGTTGCTTATATTTGGAACAGCTTTCCTGGAGAGCATCCTAACAGTGTGGAGCATGACTTATCATTTTTTGTACAAGAGGAACATAGGGACACCTACCAAAGATTTAATGAATTACATAAACAGCGAACGTTTCCTGTTGAAATATATAAAAGCTGGCTTTTGGAAGCCGGTTTTACCGTTTTAGCTGTGACTGGTGATTTCTCCACCGAACATTTGGAGGAATATGCAGAGAGAGTATTTTTCGTTGCACAAAAATAG
- a CDS encoding sporulation histidine kinase inhibitor Sda translates to MRKLSDELLLESYHKALELKLSTDFIQLIELEIKRRSLSYRIKASS, encoded by the coding sequence ATGAGAAAACTTTCGGATGAACTTTTACTGGAGTCCTATCACAAAGCATTGGAACTAAAGTTAAGCACTGATTTTATCCAATTAATTGAATTGGAGATTAAGCGCCGCTCCCTTAGCTATCGCATAAAAGCATCTTCATAA
- a CDS encoding phosphatidylserine decarboxylase gives MLKSIYRLSIELTNHRLSSMLVKRFASSKLSKRFIPSFAKVYNINIEEMQHNMNEFPTLQKFFIRSLKPNVRPIDMTKNSVVSPVDAVIEKKGTITNSLLLTAKGIDYSVAEMLSDEERAEKYMGGTFMVLYLSPSHYHKIHIPISGEITKQWTLGGKSYPVNQLGLKYGKDPLAKNYRRLTEIENDGKHVTVVKVGAMFVNSIELTHESEQLVKGEEMAYFSFGSTVILLFEKGSFEIDAKLREKEEVKVGQKIGTWKS, from the coding sequence TTGTTAAAAAGTATTTATAGACTTTCCATTGAGTTAACCAATCATCGTCTGTCGTCAATGCTAGTTAAACGATTCGCGAGTTCGAAGCTAAGCAAAAGGTTTATCCCGTCATTTGCCAAGGTATATAACATTAACATAGAGGAAATGCAGCACAATATGAATGAATTTCCTACGTTGCAGAAGTTTTTCATTCGTAGCCTAAAACCAAATGTCCGGCCAATAGATATGACGAAAAATTCAGTTGTAAGCCCTGTGGATGCAGTGATTGAGAAAAAAGGCACCATTACAAATAGCCTCTTGTTAACAGCTAAGGGAATTGATTACTCTGTAGCGGAAATGCTCTCTGATGAAGAACGAGCTGAAAAATACATGGGTGGAACATTTATGGTGTTATATTTGAGTCCGAGTCACTATCATAAAATTCATATTCCCATTTCAGGTGAAATCACCAAGCAGTGGACCCTTGGAGGAAAATCATACCCTGTAAACCAACTAGGGTTAAAGTATGGAAAGGATCCACTAGCAAAGAATTATCGCCGACTAACAGAAATTGAAAATGATGGGAAGCATGTTACAGTTGTGAAAGTTGGAGCAATGTTTGTAAATAGTATTGAACTTACACATGAAAGTGAGCAGCTCGTAAAAGGAGAAGAAATGGCTTACTTCTCATTTGGATCTACCGTAATACTGCTGTTTGAAAAAGGTTCTTTTGAAATAGACGCAAAACTTAGGGAAAAAGAAGAAGTAAAGGTTGGCCAGAAAATAGGGACGTGGAAAAGCTAG
- the yqeK gene encoding bis(5'-nucleosyl)-tetraphosphatase (symmetrical) YqeK: MDREKALQMVKEQLTPKRYDHTIGVLNTAVELAKRNKVDVKKAELAAIFHDYAKFRNKEEMRQIIIDQKMPQDLLQHHDELWHAPVGAYLVKMEAGIDDEEILEAIRCHTSGKINMSPLDKVLYVADYIEPSRDFPGVEVVRESAKNSLDIAVVQAMKNTILFLLQRNQPIYPDTFHAYNDMTMKVKERKLT; this comes from the coding sequence ATGGATAGAGAGAAAGCGTTACAAATGGTCAAAGAACAGCTCACACCGAAAAGGTATGATCACACAATAGGGGTGTTAAATACCGCTGTAGAATTAGCAAAAAGAAATAAAGTGGATGTGAAAAAAGCCGAACTTGCAGCTATTTTCCATGATTATGCCAAGTTTCGTAATAAGGAAGAGATGAGGCAAATTATCATTGATCAAAAAATGCCCCAAGACCTTCTGCAGCATCATGATGAATTATGGCATGCCCCAGTTGGAGCTTACCTTGTGAAAATGGAAGCAGGAATAGATGACGAAGAGATTTTAGAGGCTATTAGATGCCATACTTCGGGCAAAATAAATATGAGTCCTTTAGACAAGGTATTGTATGTAGCGGATTATATAGAACCTAGTCGTGATTTTCCTGGTGTAGAAGTAGTAAGGGAATCGGCAAAGAATTCGCTAGATATTGCCGTTGTTCAGGCGATGAAAAATACTATATTATTCTTGTTACAAAGAAATCAGCCCATTTACCCAGATACGTTTCATGCATATAATGATATGACAATGAAGGTAAAAGAAAGGAAGTTAACATAA
- a CDS encoding YqeG family HAD IIIA-type phosphatase: protein MIKYFLPAQHVKSVFEIKPTELKEKGIKGIITDLDNTLVEWDRPEATPALIEWFKEMRDAGIAVTVVSNNNLKRVKFFSDPLEINYIYGARKPMRRAFRRALKQMKLQKEEVVVIGDQLLTDVLGGNRLGLHTILVVPVAQTDGLITKFNRRVERRILSWMKRKGMINWED from the coding sequence ATGATAAAGTATTTTTTGCCAGCACAGCACGTAAAGAGTGTGTTTGAAATAAAGCCTACGGAATTAAAAGAAAAAGGAATTAAAGGAATTATCACAGACCTTGACAATACCTTGGTGGAATGGGACAGACCAGAAGCAACACCCGCACTAATCGAATGGTTCAAAGAAATGAGAGACGCGGGCATTGCCGTTACAGTTGTTTCCAATAATAACTTAAAAAGAGTGAAATTCTTTTCCGATCCTCTAGAAATTAATTATATTTATGGAGCGAGAAAGCCAATGCGCAGAGCGTTTCGTCGAGCGCTTAAGCAAATGAAGCTACAAAAAGAAGAGGTCGTTGTAATTGGTGATCAATTGCTAACAGATGTTCTTGGGGGAAATAGACTTGGACTTCATACCATCCTCGTTGTTCCGGTTGCCCAGACAGACGGACTTATTACAAAATTTAACCGCCGTGTAGAAAGACGCATCCTATCGTGGATGAAGCGAAAAGGGATGATTAATTGGGAGGATTAA
- a CDS encoding M3 family oligoendopeptidase produces the protein MTTKTYSETWDLDVFFQGGSKSEQFHTYLTEIQSDLQEFEKQIQAFTSDNLEEVLSSYENVVKKVVQSSAFIGCLLAQDVTDKEAAQLQGKIAQLHAKLQVQLGALDEKLVEIDEATWATLLQKDVFQPLEYILNERRRRAGDKLPAAQEKLVTSLAVDGYHAWGKLYNSIVGSIKVSVEENGVNKELSVGQAHNRFSNGDRAIRKKIANAWEIAWEGQADTIAAALNHLGGFRLQVYEQRRWDSVLKEPLENNRMKQETLDMMWQVITDNKGMLKKYLERKASLLGLEKLNMYDVSAPLSAEETILSYQEGAEFITEQFAKFGPELTKFTEKAFEDRWIEAEDRAGKRPGGFCTSFPVSGESRIFMTYSGTLSNVSTLAHELGHAFHQHAMHGVPTLNRFYASNVAETASTFAEMIVADAAVKYAKDEEEKISLLEDKIQRSVAFYMNIHARFLFETRFYEERRNGLVSVEKLNELMVEAQKEAYCDALGEYDHTFWASKMHFFITQVPFYNFPYTFGYLFSLGIYTQALEEGTNYEEKYMALLKDTASMTVEDLAMKHLGVDLTKRDFWEKAVHKSLEDVEEFLKLTEK, from the coding sequence ATGACAACAAAAACATATAGCGAAACATGGGACCTTGACGTCTTTTTTCAAGGTGGAAGCAAATCAGAGCAATTTCATACATACTTAACGGAAATACAGTCGGATTTACAGGAGTTTGAGAAACAAATCCAGGCATTTACATCTGACAATCTAGAGGAAGTCCTCTCTTCCTATGAAAATGTGGTAAAAAAGGTCGTTCAGTCCTCCGCTTTCATTGGCTGCTTACTTGCTCAAGATGTGACAGATAAAGAGGCAGCGCAATTACAAGGGAAGATTGCTCAACTTCATGCTAAGCTGCAGGTACAGCTTGGAGCACTTGATGAAAAATTGGTAGAAATTGATGAGGCTACATGGGCAACTCTGTTACAAAAAGATGTTTTTCAACCTCTGGAATATATTTTAAATGAAAGAAGACGCAGGGCTGGAGATAAATTACCAGCTGCACAGGAAAAGCTCGTCACTTCCTTGGCAGTGGATGGTTACCATGCATGGGGGAAACTATATAATTCCATCGTTGGTTCTATCAAAGTTTCTGTGGAAGAGAATGGAGTAAATAAAGAGCTTTCTGTAGGACAAGCACATAATCGTTTTTCTAACGGAGATCGTGCGATTCGTAAAAAAATAGCAAACGCTTGGGAAATAGCATGGGAAGGGCAAGCAGATACTATTGCTGCAGCTCTTAATCATCTTGGAGGCTTTCGCTTACAAGTATACGAGCAACGCCGCTGGGACTCCGTGTTGAAAGAACCACTTGAAAATAACCGAATGAAACAGGAAACACTTGATATGATGTGGCAAGTAATTACTGATAATAAAGGAATGTTAAAAAAATACCTTGAGCGAAAGGCAAGCTTGTTAGGACTTGAAAAATTGAATATGTACGATGTATCAGCTCCCCTTTCGGCTGAGGAAACCATCCTTTCTTATCAAGAAGGAGCAGAGTTTATCACAGAGCAATTTGCAAAGTTTGGTCCAGAGCTTACAAAATTCACCGAAAAGGCATTTGAAGATCGTTGGATTGAAGCGGAAGATCGTGCAGGCAAACGTCCTGGCGGCTTTTGTACAAGCTTTCCTGTTTCAGGGGAGTCGAGAATTTTCATGACATACTCAGGAACACTCTCCAATGTGTCTACGCTAGCTCACGAGCTTGGGCATGCGTTCCACCAACATGCCATGCATGGCGTTCCTACATTAAACCGCTTCTATGCAAGTAACGTGGCAGAAACAGCATCCACATTTGCGGAAATGATTGTAGCAGATGCTGCCGTAAAATATGCAAAAGATGAGGAAGAAAAAATCTCTCTATTAGAGGATAAAATTCAGCGTAGCGTTGCTTTTTATATGAATATTCATGCTCGTTTCTTATTTGAAACAAGATTTTATGAAGAACGTAGAAATGGACTTGTGAGTGTAGAAAAGCTAAATGAGTTAATGGTGGAGGCGCAAAAAGAGGCCTACTGTGATGCTCTTGGGGAATATGATCACACATTCTGGGCATCAAAAATGCATTTCTTTATTACTCAAGTACCATTCTACAATTTCCCTTATACGTTTGGTTACCTTTTCTCATTGGGAATTTATACGCAAGCACTAGAAGAAGGAACAAACTATGAAGAAAAGTATATGGCGTTGTTGAAAGACACCGCTTCTATGACCGTAGAAGACCTTGCTATGAAGCATTTAGGTGTAGACCTCACCAAGCGAGATTTCTGGGAAAAAGCAGTTCACAAATCGCTTGAAGATGTAGAAGAGTTTTTAAAGCTAACAGAAAAATAA
- a CDS encoding flavodoxin family protein codes for MTKALFLNCSLKSSNEESNTEALMKEVITHFNNENVESEIVRMTDYDIKFGVSEDEGYGDEWPQVFQKVMCADIVIIGTPLWLGEKSSIATMVMERLYGGSGLTNDKGQYIYYNKVGGVVITGNEDGAKHAAASLLYGLSHIGFTIPPNVDTYWVGEAGPGSSYIAANGHTNDFTMEHAKIMAYNLIHFSKMLQNNPIPAEGNVIEQN; via the coding sequence ATGACAAAAGCACTTTTCCTAAACTGTTCACTCAAATCTTCCAACGAGGAATCTAATACTGAAGCTCTTATGAAAGAGGTAATCACCCATTTCAACAACGAAAACGTAGAGTCTGAGATCGTGAGGATGACAGATTACGATATTAAATTTGGTGTTAGTGAGGATGAAGGCTATGGGGACGAGTGGCCACAAGTATTTCAAAAGGTAATGTGTGCAGATATTGTCATTATCGGAACACCACTTTGGCTTGGTGAGAAGAGCAGTATCGCAACGATGGTGATGGAGCGACTATATGGCGGCAGCGGATTAACGAATGACAAGGGACAATATATTTACTACAACAAAGTTGGTGGAGTGGTTATAACGGGGAACGAAGATGGCGCGAAACACGCGGCAGCGTCATTACTTTATGGGCTATCGCATATTGGCTTTACAATCCCACCAAATGTCGATACATACTGGGTTGGCGAAGCAGGTCCGGGATCATCGTATATTGCAGCGAATGGTCATACAAATGATTTCACGATGGAGCATGCCAAGATTATGGCGTATAACCTGATTCATTTTTCAAAGATGCTTCAAAACAATCCAATTCCTGCAGAAGGTAATGTGATAGAGCAAAACTAG
- a CDS encoding nicotinate-nucleotide adenylyltransferase, giving the protein MKKIGIIGGTFDPPHMGHLIIATNVREKLALDEIWFMPNHIPPHKQMDSITSSETRVKLLEAATHSNPFFKVETIELMREGPSYTYDTMVLLKEKHRDKQFYFIIGADMVEFLPKWYKIDQLLDIVSFVGVKRPGYTFQTSYRILEVEAPQLDISSTLIRSRIKDGWTSQYFVPDGVREIIEEKQLYG; this is encoded by the coding sequence TTGAAGAAAATCGGTATCATCGGGGGCACCTTTGACCCGCCGCATATGGGACATCTTATCATAGCAACCAATGTGCGAGAGAAATTAGCGCTCGATGAAATTTGGTTTATGCCAAACCATATTCCTCCTCATAAACAAATGGATTCGATCACCTCTTCTGAAACCAGGGTAAAGTTGTTAGAAGCAGCCACTCACTCGAATCCCTTTTTTAAAGTGGAGACGATAGAGCTTATGAGGGAGGGTCCCTCCTATACATATGATACAATGGTATTGCTAAAAGAAAAGCATCGTGATAAACAGTTTTATTTTATCATTGGTGCTGATATGGTGGAATTCTTGCCAAAATGGTACAAGATTGATCAGCTTCTAGATATAGTTAGCTTTGTTGGGGTAAAGCGTCCAGGATATACCTTTCAAACATCTTATCGAATACTAGAGGTGGAAGCACCCCAGCTTGATATTTCTTCAACGTTGATACGCTCTCGCATCAAGGATGGTTGGACCTCTCAATATTTTGTACCAGATGGTGTAAGAGAAATAATAGAGGAGAAACAGCTGTATGGATAG
- the rsfS gene encoding ribosome silencing factor: MSNELLQLAAKAADSKRAEELVALNMQGISLVSDYFLICHGNSDKQVQAIARAVKEAAEEIGQQVRRMEGFDEARWILVDLGDVVVHVFHRDERGYYNLERLWGDATRENIEIGLA; encoded by the coding sequence ATGTCAAATGAATTATTACAGCTTGCAGCAAAGGCTGCTGACAGCAAACGAGCAGAAGAGTTGGTAGCATTAAATATGCAGGGAATTTCCCTTGTTTCCGACTATTTTCTCATTTGTCATGGTAATTCTGATAAGCAAGTGCAGGCAATCGCCCGTGCGGTAAAGGAAGCAGCAGAGGAAATAGGACAACAAGTCCGCAGAATGGAGGGCTTTGATGAAGCTCGCTGGATTCTAGTGGATCTGGGAGATGTTGTTGTACATGTGTTCCATCGTGATGAGCGTGGTTATTACAATCTGGAACGTCTTTGGGGAGATGCTACCCGCGAAAACATAGAAATTGGTTTAGCTTAA
- the aroE gene encoding shikimate dehydrogenase gives MKSLYGVIGAPIAHSMSPLIHNDAFFHHEINAHYHAFHVEKNELKAAVDGMKALGAGGFNVTIPHKEAILPLLDEVDIAARKIGAVNTVVNHEGRFIGYNTDGQGYVRALKEKVNPEGKNILIIGAGGAARAILYTLAAEKDVHITVCNRTAAKAQELLEEFGLEQISTSLTVQEAQGQLSTFDIVIQTTSVGMYPAIDESPFPNGVFREGAIVSDIIYNPLKTKLLQDAEQQGAFIQNGVGMFVYQAALAFELWTGTFSNTKKMEQIVLDKLGGKPC, from the coding sequence GTGAAAAGTCTATACGGTGTTATAGGTGCTCCTATTGCGCACTCTATGTCTCCACTTATTCATAACGATGCCTTTTTTCACCATGAAATAAATGCTCACTACCACGCATTTCATGTTGAAAAAAATGAATTGAAGGCTGCTGTAGATGGAATGAAAGCACTTGGTGCAGGTGGCTTTAACGTCACCATCCCTCACAAAGAAGCAATCCTTCCCCTTTTGGATGAGGTGGATATAGCAGCAAGGAAAATAGGTGCTGTAAACACAGTAGTCAATCACGAGGGTCGATTTATCGGCTATAATACAGATGGACAAGGGTATGTACGGGCTTTAAAGGAAAAAGTAAATCCTGAGGGAAAGAATATCCTTATTATTGGTGCAGGTGGAGCAGCACGAGCGATTTTATATACACTTGCAGCGGAAAAGGATGTGCATATTACTGTATGTAATCGCACGGCTGCAAAAGCACAAGAATTACTTGAAGAATTTGGATTAGAGCAGATTTCCACAAGTCTTACGGTACAAGAAGCCCAAGGGCAACTTTCAACGTTCGATATTGTTATTCAAACAACATCTGTAGGTATGTATCCAGCTATAGATGAATCCCCTTTTCCAAATGGGGTTTTTCGTGAAGGTGCCATCGTAAGTGATATCATTTATAATCCTTTGAAAACAAAATTGCTTCAAGATGCAGAACAACAGGGAGCTTTCATTCAAAACGGGGTTGGAATGTTTGTGTATCAAGCAGCCCTTGCATTTGAACTTTGGACAGGAACTTTCTCAAATACAAAGAAAATGGAACAAATAGTATTGGATAAACTAGGAGGAAAACCATGTTAA
- the yhbY gene encoding ribosome assembly RNA-binding protein YhbY — protein MLTGKQKRFLRAEAHHLDPIFQVGKGGVNENMTKQISEALEVRELLKVSVLQNCEDDRKEVAEELVKGTKAELVQVIGNTIILYKQSKENKQIVLPR, from the coding sequence ATGTTAACAGGTAAACAAAAAAGATTTTTACGTGCGGAGGCACATCATCTTGACCCGATCTTTCAAGTAGGAAAGGGTGGCGTCAACGAAAACATGACAAAGCAAATTTCTGAGGCGTTAGAAGTACGTGAACTGTTAAAGGTAAGCGTTCTTCAAAACTGTGAAGATGACCGTAAAGAGGTAGCTGAGGAGCTTGTTAAAGGAACAAAAGCAGAGCTTGTTCAAGTGATTGGCAATACCATCATTCTGTATAAACAATCAAAGGAAAATAAACAAATCGTATTACCAAGATAA